In the Halodesulfovibrio aestuarii DSM 17919 = ATCC 29578 genome, one interval contains:
- the feoB gene encoding ferrous iron transport protein B has product MLVQPDTIQSATGNLELLPQTDNLLSSLSRPVTIAFAGQPNTGKSTIFNKLTGLKQRVGNWPGKTVDKKEGTVDHKGCTYNFVDLPGTYGLTANSLEEEITRDYLLSGEADAIVAVVNAASLERSIYLVAEMLTLNLPIIIALNMMDVAEQEGYAVSAKALSKATGMPVIPLIGTSQEQNMNDLLTSLHTLDLGQAALRTPAIISEEVQKLALKLTEHSSFPKPLLWTAGKIIEQDKSLHNRLQHELTSVDLATYNKLKKGITPKETNAVYLARQQWIEHVCDESVNIIKDHASPTDKWDKLFLHPVWGRIIAFLVIPAGCLLGVILGMCTGGLALMTALSAGPQIKAMWPGMAGNLVATALIPATGWVLALLSIIGFIYAIFHFLEDTGYLARVAYLMDPMLSRLGVDGKAAIPLLMGMLCNTVAIAGSRVIATRRQRFISLCMLPFLPCSGQTGVAFLFAFALFPPATAIKIILSVTAVNIILACSIAKLLHKRLPTTHTSGLIMELPLYHKPNFKTIFSGVRTRLELFARSTAGFIYAAMIIVWAVSYFPEGNLQHSYLFQLGKFLEPVGAVLGFDWRFVVALLSSFVAKETTAGTLAVLFSVDAGNQQAVIEAVRQAITSQGALAFIVLSNLYLPCLATIVALKTELGSWATTAKLLVCMLTIAILAAYIAYTSTAFLF; this is encoded by the coding sequence GTGTTAGTCCAACCAGATACAATACAATCTGCTACCGGCAACCTTGAACTACTGCCTCAAACCGATAACCTTTTGTCTTCGCTTTCTCGTCCGGTAACTATTGCATTTGCAGGCCAACCTAACACTGGCAAATCAACAATTTTTAATAAACTGACCGGACTGAAACAACGGGTAGGAAACTGGCCGGGAAAAACTGTGGATAAAAAAGAAGGCACAGTCGACCATAAGGGCTGCACCTACAACTTTGTTGACCTTCCGGGAACATACGGCCTAACGGCCAACTCACTCGAAGAAGAAATCACCAGAGACTATCTTTTATCTGGAGAAGCAGATGCAATTGTTGCTGTTGTGAACGCCGCAAGTCTTGAGCGCAGTATATATCTTGTTGCAGAGATGCTGACGCTTAACCTGCCAATCATCATAGCCCTCAATATGATGGATGTCGCAGAGCAGGAAGGCTACGCGGTTTCAGCAAAAGCCTTGTCCAAGGCCACTGGTATGCCGGTTATCCCCCTTATCGGGACTTCTCAAGAGCAAAACATGAATGACTTGCTTACGAGTCTTCATACCCTTGACCTTGGACAGGCTGCCCTGCGCACTCCTGCAATAATTTCAGAAGAAGTACAAAAGTTAGCTCTTAAGCTTACTGAGCATTCTTCTTTTCCTAAACCGTTATTGTGGACAGCCGGAAAAATTATTGAACAAGACAAGAGTTTACATAACAGGCTGCAACACGAGCTTACATCTGTAGATCTTGCAACATACAACAAGCTCAAAAAAGGTATCACTCCAAAAGAAACAAACGCTGTCTATCTGGCTCGTCAACAATGGATTGAGCACGTCTGCGACGAGTCTGTAAATATTATCAAAGACCACGCCAGCCCAACAGATAAATGGGACAAACTGTTCCTTCACCCAGTCTGGGGCCGAATCATAGCTTTTCTGGTTATCCCTGCAGGTTGCCTGTTGGGTGTCATTCTTGGCATGTGCACCGGTGGACTGGCATTAATGACAGCTCTTTCTGCAGGGCCTCAGATAAAGGCCATGTGGCCGGGAATGGCAGGAAATCTTGTAGCAACGGCTCTAATTCCTGCAACAGGCTGGGTATTGGCTCTGCTCAGTATCATCGGATTTATCTACGCAATCTTTCATTTTCTTGAAGATACAGGATACCTTGCCCGAGTGGCATACCTTATGGATCCAATGCTGAGCAGGCTTGGCGTTGATGGAAAAGCAGCCATTCCCCTTCTCATGGGGATGCTTTGCAATACAGTGGCAATAGCCGGCAGCAGAGTAATCGCAACCAGACGACAGCGTTTTATCAGTCTATGCATGCTGCCGTTTCTTCCCTGTTCAGGTCAGACCGGTGTCGCATTTCTCTTTGCCTTCGCACTGTTCCCACCAGCAACGGCAATCAAGATTATTCTCAGTGTAACAGCAGTGAATATCATTCTGGCATGCTCAATAGCCAAGTTGCTGCATAAACGCCTGCCGACTACACATACCTCCGGGCTGATAATGGAGTTACCGCTCTATCATAAACCAAATTTCAAAACTATCTTCAGCGGGGTACGCACCAGACTTGAACTGTTTGCCCGCAGTACTGCCGGATTCATCTATGCAGCAATGATCATTGTCTGGGCAGTAAGCTACTTCCCTGAGGGCAATCTCCAGCACAGCTATCTCTTCCAACTTGGAAAATTTTTGGAACCTGTCGGTGCAGTTCTTGGTTTTGACTGGCGCTTTGTTGTTGCGTTGCTCAGCTCCTTTGTTGCCAAGGAAACTACTGCTGGCACACTTGCTGTCCTGTTCTCTGTCGATGCCGGAAATCAGCAGGCAGTTATCGAAGCAGTCCGCCAAGCCATCACGTCTCAGGGAGCATTGGCTTTTATTGTTCTCTCCAACCTCTATCTCCCCTGTCTTGCAACCATTGTTGCTCTAAAAACAGAGCTTGGCTCATGGGCGACTACCGCAAAACTTCTGGTCTGTATGCTAACAATCGCTATTCTGGCGGCGTATATCGCCTACACGAGTACTGCGTTTCTTTTTTAG